CCAGCGGAATGCGACTGCGATCAAGCGCAAACTGGCCCGCACCACTTTCTTGCGTCACTAGGATTGGAACACCCAGCCCGGCGACTTCAGTGAAGATCATTCCGAATCCCTCATGCATTGAGGGCATAATGACCAGGTCCGCGAGACAGTAAAATTGCGAGACCGCGTTTGGGTCATCAGAGAATGGGTGCAACCTGACAAGGTCTGGTGTGCCTGTCATCTCATCGACGGCCTGCTGCCAGCGCTCCAATTCTTCTGCTGGCACCCCAAGCACATCCAGGGATATGTCGTTTCCAGATAGTGCGATCTTGCGCACAGCGTACACGGCGTCGTCTAAACCTTTTGCGGGATCGTCAGCTCGACCAGCGAGGAGGACCCGAAACGGGTCGTTCGGCTGTCGCTGATTTGTACAAGCATCACCCGTGCGTATGCCTGGAACGAGTTCATGGAAGCGAGGTCCCATCATGTTAGATCGTGGGCGATTGCATTGGCCCATCCACTCGCGTTCACGTGCTTCAGTTGTAAGTACCGGTCCGACTCCAACGGCCAAATCTGCTCTCGGGAGAATCCTCTCGTCGAGCATTGCCAGCCGAGCGGCTTCGACATAGCCTAGCTCTCGTGTTTGTCCATACCACTTCCACGCGATGTCGGACTTTCGCAGCGCACTGGTATGTGTGATGAGCGCGAGCTTTGCTGTGGGATACCATCTTTCGCGGATCAAGGAAGCTGCGGTACTAGAGTATCGCGAGTGGCCAATGATTAGATTGAATGGGGATGGATGCTTGCCATCTAGAATTGGCAAACCATAGTCTCCTGGCTGGTGTACCTTTGCCACATGGTAGAGCAAGGCACTTGGGTCGTCTCCTCGAGGGGGAATGCAGACCACATTAGCCCGACCATGCCCCGATGATACCAGCGTGGTTTTGTCTTCATTCTCGGGCTGTACCATGAACAGAGTAACTGATGCATTGGGAATTTCCGACATGGCTTTGACTAGTTCTTGATTCAACAGAGGCAGACCCCCTTTACCTGGCCCGCTGGCGTTGGCAACGACGAGCACTCTCCAGGGTTGGATCTTTTCAGGTGAGATATTGACAAGACGTTCCCATTCAAATTTAACCTTTTCACTGAGCTGGATAGATTTATGTACATCGCGCGATGTATCTTGCTTATCCACAGCAGACCATAGTCGAGATAGTTGCGTGCGTGTTTTGAACAACCGGGTAAGCCCTTCGTTGATTGGTATACCCTGCGCCTGGTATGCTTTCCAGAACTCCCCCTGGACCTGGCCAATGTCAGCTTCACTCATTCCGAAGTCCCCGGCATACTTCCGCAGCCGCTCGTGAAACCCAGCCGCATCCATTTCTGCCGGTCCCATAGGTCGACCGCTCGCATCCATCGAGCGACTCAGTCCACCGTAGTCGATCATGGTGATTCCTTGAATGGGATCCCAGAAGAAGTTTCCCGGCGAGGCATCGCCATGGATTAGTGATGCTACACCTTCTTCCCGCGAGTCATCAATTGCCCGATCGACCAGTAAGGTTAATTGCTCTATTTGATCAGATCCGATGGCGCGTTCATACTGCCCTCGCGATGGGCCCTGGATCTCTTCGACCCAACTCTGTAGCTTGCTGCGGAGCTTGTCGACGACAGACTCGCTGGCGCTACTCCATCCGGTTTTTTCCCGGTGCAGCTTGGCCAGCGTTAATGCCACTCCTTGTACGGCGGTAATCAAATCAGCCATCAATCCATTGAATTGACAGTCCAGCATCTCAGCGGTGGTGATATTTGACGATCGAGCTTGGTGTGATTTATGATTCATTGAGATCCCATGGAGCGCGCCGCGAATGATATCATCCATCATTTCCGTTGTTTCCTCGGGACAAGGTTGCTTTGCGATCAATTTGAGAGAGGAGACCCGACCAATGTCACGAATAATTGTGTTAATTGCTTTTCCTGCTGCAAGCTGATAGACAATCACTCCCATCGGCTCTGCGGTGTTCTCATCGCGCGTCCTTCCCACTCCAAGGGGCCGAGCAGCAGACGGTGGATCAGAAAGAGATAGCAATCTCCGGTATGCAACCAGCTCTTCGAAAAAGTCTTTGTGACATGCTGGGGGATATACTTTTGTGACGGCGATGGTTTTTTCTGGATGGCTACTGTCCCGAACGAAATAGATGTAACAGCCAGATTGGCCTTCTGCGCCAGAGGCTTGAAGACGGTGTAGCTCGACGGAGTGGCCGAGGACAGATTCGACGATTGCAGTGACAGAGCAGGTCTCAGGTAATGCAGTCAATGTGAAGTTGCCATCGTCTTCTTTTCGAATGGTAAGCTTATCGATAGTAGTTGGCAGGACGTTTTCCTCCAGTCTAGCGCACTCCAAGGCGGCCATTCTATTGGATTCGAAAGTATGAATAGAGGGACAGAGGACAGAGCATGGcgggggggaaaaaaagaggatgCCAAAATATAATTCCGTTTAATTCGACTCTAGTCGGCCAAAAACGGATTCTCTCTTAGCTCAAGTTCAAAATACGCGGATCACACAACGACGATCGAAATAATACCAGTCTCTTTCCTCAGCCGTGCCACCTTATGCAACGTCCGGTGGATCTCGGTGTGACCGGGTCATctgcaaaagaaaagagatgcTGCTCTCGAAGTCATGCCCTCGCGGTCGGGTGGGGAGCATTGCAGAGTTTGCGTTCTATTGTGGTAATTTGTATGGAGCTGCCAGCATCTTCCAGCTCTTTTGTGGCTGAGTTAATAGGTTCAAGCGGGTATGTCCATTTCTCCATAGACCGCATGCAGACTCTGTTTGTCTCAATCAATGACCGAGTGGCTGTATGGAGCTACAGCTCACACATCAGGTACTTGGATATGACGTTCTTGGAGGCCCAGATGGTCAATTTACAAGGATACAAAACTCACGCGCAGGTAGGGGGTATCAAATACTTAACATCCAGCTTCTATGGGTGCAGTAATAGTATCAAATCAGCGTCAATTCAGCTAGCCACAAAATTCCACCGGGACACATTAGCACCCACGTCACATCtttcacaagcgagccgCCATCTCCCAAacacctacaacatagtccCTACGATATTTTCTATGGTTTTATCTCAACTACCACGCGCTTGATTTGTCTACTCACTCGTCGATAGTTCATGATAAGGCTTATGAGCACCATGTGTCACTTTGAAAGCAATCCAACATACCCAGTACCCCTCGTTTCACGAGTTACCTAAAATCACGCTACTATAAATTAAAAATAAATCTACCTCGGCGAAAAAAGCTTCTCCCCCAAGCTCCCCAAAGAGGCTATAAATTGACTTAGTAGCACTGGGCGATAAGAAACGGATCCCATCTTTTCACGTTGTTCAGATATCAAGTTGTTATCTACCGCATTTGCAATGTGTTTTGGAAAtggctcgcttgtgaaatacgCCCGGCAGTGAATTTCCCCGTAAGTACTTCGCGCTTACACCAGTGGAAACCAGAAATTTTGATTTATAGTGTGGTCAGCATCtaaatcatcatcatctggCAGCTGAAGAGCTGTGGAACTAACCCCAAAGAGGAATCTTGGGATCGAAGTGTCCCAACCCATGGTTCTTCACTCGTCCCGAACCTTAAGTCATCCCGTGCGTGGCCAGGTACTtctccgtatgttgtactcctTTCCTTGGTATATTGGGTATGAGGAATTTCAAACAGGTGGATATATAAGgatcttttttttacttATATCCAAATCAAAAGAACACAAAATAAGAGGAGGTATCGATCGGAGATCTAAGACAAAATAAGACTGCCCAAGCGGTAGGATGGACATCCGACCTGCTGGGTCCGCATGTGCGATATGGTAAGCATTCTTCGTACTCGACTGCGGATGTACGTCTGTAATCTCAATAGTTCAAGTCAACCTGCATCTATGATAACAAGCTGTGGGGGTATTCCTACGCAAGAactgagaaaaaaaaaaagaaaaaaaaaaaacttcaagTAGCCACGTCATATCACACAATAAATGCCCACCATTTGGGCAATTTATCACGCGAGCTTATTTGATGATCATTTCAAATCCCCAACCTCGAAAAAGATGGATTGATTGCGATAACCCTATTGCGGAGAGTCGTGTAAAAGCAAAAGGTCACGGAGAGTCAGGGCGACAGGAAATTCAACCCTTATGTTTTAACCCGACTGCAGTAATGTAAGCACAGCCCGTCCGCAGTGCGGTACTACATCGAATCAAGAGACTCATTGATTTAATCAACTTGAGCTATCAGAACAAGATTATTCGGTGGATCGACACTGCATGATCGGGTAGGGAAACTCATATCGAATTGTATTGTATTCAATGACAAAAATACCGTGTTGGACTCTAAAACCCCATTCCGCGTACTCCGTCGATTGGAGGAGTAAACTTTGCTGGAGCGTTGGACTAATTGGACTCACGATGATAGATCTGTTGAATTGAGCAAATTCATCTCTTTCTTTATCTTTCTGATTataggggggggggtctAAGATTATTGCATCTTCCTTCCGTACTTCTTCTATTCTTCAAAGATACAGTTGAATGCCTGAGCCCAACTACTAGGCCCTGAAGACCACGTAAGCATAGACATTTtaaaccaaatcaaaccaaTATAGGTACAAGTACGGGCACTTGTATTCGAATGATCAACCATCTTGTACGgaatatactccgtacataagTTCCAAGGTAAGGGGATCTCATTGTTTGTGCAAGATTACCCACCAATACAGTGGCGTTACTAGTCTCTATCCGCGTCCCCACTGATTGACAGCAGGATTGAAACATGGGCACACGACAGCTCAACTGTGAACTTTCAGCTTTCCATCTCGCAGCCAACACCATGTGAAGACATGGACATCCCTTCCCGGGTAATTCCCACGTTTGATGTCTCAATTGTCTAACCAAAGTCAACTTTGGGATCCAGAGTCTCCGATGATCAAGAGCCTGTGGCCATGGATTCAGCGATCACTGCTCATGAATTCCTCCAATCTTTTCGCTTTGGATATCCTCCACTTTTGCTCGTGGTTCTCGTTGTCGTCTTTTTGGTTCACTCCTCCCAGGTAGCCAACACTTCAGCCAAAGATGCCAGTCGGAATCCCGAAGTGCAACATGGCCCCGGTGGGAAACCACTACCGAGGCGAACCCGAATATTTATGGCCGGAGCCAGGGACTTGCCCACGGAGCTTGCACGGAATCGATCCAAAGGCTGGTTTGGTTGGTTGAGTCTAGTTGTGCTGGCAACCTACATTGCCGAGGCAGCGATTCACATGACCCATGCCATGATCTCCAACGCAGAACAGTGGTGGTGTGGCCAAGCGGTGGTGGTGAGACTTTTGCTTCAAAGAATAGAAATCGAAGCTAACAGAAAGATCAGTTCTGTGTCGTTGGGTCTTTCTTCACTCATgccgtcatcttcctctctttGCTCGATACAAACCCTGCACCATCAATCGTGCAATTCGTCCCATGGCTGTCAGCCATTCCGTTCGAGGTTACAATTCTCTCCACTTCAGTTGCGATCTATTCTCATACCCACCGTGAACCTACAATTGAAGATCCACATGGCGGAAGATTGCGCACGAAGATCACATGCTGGGAGGCATTGGAGATCTCCGCAGGCTCTGTGCGGATTTTGGTTCTCGTACTGCTTGTCGCGTCCTACGTGTTCAGATCTGCCTGCAAATCTCGCGCCTTAAATGAGGCCGAAGATGCCGATGTCGGAGAGACAACCAGTTTACTAGACTCGAGGGGGAACGCCAACTCAGATGACAGTGATGCGTTGACCGACGGTCAACAGACCCCTGAGGTCGAAGCGTGGGTACGGCCTTTGACGACCCCTTCCACAAACTGGATGGAATATCTGAGTGGTTATTCCCTGTTCTTTCCATATCTGTGGCCTTACAAATCTCTCCGGTTGAAAATGGTGGTCGTCATCTGCTTTGCCATCTTAATTGTGCAGCGAGCAGTAAATATCCTTGTCCCATATCAAGTGGGAGTAATTGCAGACTCATTGTCAACCAGCGATGGAACTCTGAGCGTGCCTTGGAGGCCCATCTGTTTGTATACCATTTACCGTTGGCTTCAAGGCAGCCAAGGTTTTCTCGAGTCCGTTCGTTCGAATCTGTGGATTTCAGTGAGCCAGTATGCATACATGGAGTTATCCACCGCTGCATTTGAGCATGTTCATAAACTAGGACTGGACTTTCACCTGGGTAAAAAGATGGGCGAGGTTCTCTCTGCTCTCACCAAAGGCAGCTCAATCAACACTTTCCTTGAGCAAGTGACCTTTCAAGTGTTGCCTATGTTCGTTGATCTGACCATCGCTATCGGATATTTTCTAGTCGTGTTTGACGTGTATTATGCGTTGGCGGTTGCTATCATGACATTCTTCTACCTCTATTCAACCGTCAAAATCGCCTCGTGGAGAGCCAACATGCGACGCCAAATGGTGAACGCTTCTCGGCAGGAAGATGCTGTCAAGTAAGTTTTCTTTCCTACTGGTCggctccttttttttaaaaaaaaaaaaaaaaaaagggttatTCGACTGAGCTAACTTCAACAGAAATGACTCTCTTGTGTCCTACG
Above is a window of Penicillium digitatum chromosome 2, complete sequence DNA encoding:
- a CDS encoding Glycosyl transferase, family 1, which encodes MAALECARLEENVLPTTIDKLTIRKEDDGNFTLTALPETCSVTAIVESVLGHSVELHRLQASGAEGQSGCYIYFVRDSSHPEKTIAVTKVYPPACHKDFFEELVAYRRLLSLSDPPSAARPLGVGRTRDENTAEPMGVIVYQLAAGKAINTIIRDIGRVSSLKLIAKQPCPEETTEMMDDIIRGALHGISMNHKSHQARSSNITTAEMLDCQFNGLMADLITAVQGVALTLAKLHREKTGWSSASESVVDKLRSKLQSWVEEIQGPSRGQYERAIGSDQIEQLTLLVDRAIDDSREEGVASLIHGDASPGNFFWDPIQGITMIDYGGLSRSMDASGRPMGPAEMDAAGFHERLRKYAGDFGMSEADIGQVQGEFWKAYQAQGIPINEGLTRLFKTRTQLSRLWSAVDKQDTSRDVHKSIQLSEKVKFEWERLVNISPEKIQPWRVLVVANASGPGKGGLPLLNQELVKAMSEIPNASVTLFMVQPENEDKTTLVSSGHGRANVVCIPPRGDDPSALLYHVAKVHQPGDYGLPILDGKHPSPFNLIIGHSRYSSTAASLIRERWYPTAKLALITHTSALRKSDIAWKWYGQTRELGYVEAARLAMLDERILPRADLAVGVGPVLTTEAREREWMGQCNRPRSNMMGPRFHELVPGIRTGDACTNQRQPNDPFRVLLAGRADDPAKGLDDAVYAVRKIALSGNDISLDVLGVPAEELERWQQAVDEMTGTPDLVRLHPFSDDPNAVSQFYCLADLVIMPSMHEGFGMIFTEVAGLGVPILVTQESGAGQFALDRSRIPLELGQACVVMDESTYGIQPSPTSQRVAVWAHRIDQVRCYPEQTRLHARSLQRIMRGYSWKHAAKALLRSAMEGEGDTVQMAHGSVAPACSSWPRPPLEMSVVSSMRRAARTRNLSGKPTFKQTDEVIQTLPEIAPTISALEEHVSAAVGFPVNLRSLDPIHHGGFSGAIIFFAYASDEFSYEETPLVSNDTSNGRVVAVVKLFVHGLDNGITEELSSLEWIFLQTKGDIKTAAPLAVGRMMWDTKPAGVVTYQVAPGVSLYQLMMQMGRLPPGPARREMLSVFTAAVQAVARALARLHTHSVEGRPGTRYLEWYFDAATKRAQQALLYKDSIRSAGLEASQLPEKINQLIADCKREMASCPRTTVVHGDAHPGNFIYDRATGHVTMIDTMTLHYSLDQNGDPIGVPERDLGHFVHMLRRTGEQYGLLRQEMQESTTDFVEAYLGNAAAPANLQIIRFLTSCSALSFLNYAAQSDQTKLELQVKILQDLLQLGEGWTKLDGMRG
- a CDS encoding Heavy metal tolerance protein, whose amino-acid sequence is MDSAITAHEFLQSFRFGYPPLLLVVLVVVFLVHSSQVANTSAKDASRNPEVQHGPGGKPLPRRTRIFMAGARDLPTELARNRSKGWFGWLSLVVLATYIAEAAIHMTHAMISNAEQWWCGQAVVFCVVGSFFTHAVIFLSLLDTNPAPSIVQFVPWLSAIPFEVTILSTSVAIYSHTHREPTIEDPHGGRLRTKITCWEALEISAGSVRILVLVLLVASYVFRSACKSRALNEAEDADVGETTSLLDSRGNANSDDSDALTDGQQTPEVEAWVRPLTTPSTNWMEYLSGYSLFFPYLWPYKSLRLKMVVVICFAILIVQRAVNILVPYQVGVIADSLSTSDGTLSVPWRPICLYTIYRWLQGSQGFLESVRSNLWISVSQYAYMELSTAAFEHVHKLGLDFHLGKKMGEVLSALTKGSSINTFLEQVTFQVLPMFVDLTIAIGYFLVVFDVYYALAVAIMTFFYLYSTVKIASWRANMRRQMVNASRQEDAVKNDSLVSYETVKYFNAEEYEFNRYRGAVSDYLRAEWHSLFAQNLMNIFQNIIFMLGLLITCFICAYQVARGQRAVGQFVTLLTYMAQLQAPLNIFGTFYRYIQSALINAERLLELFRVRPSVVDAPSATPLAVCHGRITFNDVQFSYDTRKPALNGLTFDCKPGTTTALVGESGGGKSTIFRLLYRFYNPTGGSLFIDGHDTQTLTMDSVRRHIGIVPQDTVLFNETIMYNLKYANQDTTDEEVYEACRAASVHEKIMAFPDGYQTKVGDRGLRLSGGEKQRVAIARTIIKKPQIILLDEATAALDSETEQNIQEALSVLSRGRTVLVIAHRLSTITTADNIVVLHEGRVAESGTHEQLLASQGRYTTMWQKQIRAQTDSVGLEALSGPT